In Phormidium yuhuli AB48, one genomic interval encodes:
- a CDS encoding RNA recognition motif domain-containing protein: MSIYIGNLSYDAVQEDLEEVFREYGTVKRTQIPVDRETGRSRGFGFVEMSSDEEEERAIEALNGAEWMGRQLRVNKAKPRENNRSRQGYSGRGGGGGRY, from the coding sequence ATGTCAATTTATATCGGTAATCTGTCCTACGACGCGGTTCAAGAAGACCTTGAAGAGGTTTTTCGTGAGTATGGCACAGTCAAAAGGACTCAAATCCCGGTCGATCGCGAAACCGGTCGCTCTCGTGGGTTTGGGTTTGTCGAAATGTCTTCTGATGAAGAAGAAGAACGAGCTATTGAAGCTCTCAACGGTGCAGAATGGATGGGTCGCCAACTGCGGGTGAACAAAGCCAAGCCTCGTGAAAATAATCGTTCTCGTCAAGGCTATTCTGGGCGCGGTGGGGGCGGCGGTCGCTACTAA